One genomic segment of Candidatus Hydrogenedens sp. includes these proteins:
- the araD gene encoding L-ribulose-5-phosphate 4-epimerase AraD, producing the protein MLERLKKEVFEANLQLVQDKLVILTWGNASGIDRESNLVVIKPSGVPYHKLKTRDMVVVDMNGKIIEGDLKPSVDLPIHLAIYKNVPNAGGVVHTHSHFATCWAQARKPIPCLGTTHADYFFGDIPLTEMPDTEDYENSIGQQVVKCILQNGAERCKAVLVPGHGPFVWCENVEKSVETAFVLEQLAEMAYHTIVINNGNIKTLEEMYLKKHYERKWGKGAYYGQR; encoded by the coding sequence ATGTTAGAGAGATTAAAGAAGGAAGTATTTGAAGCAAATTTACAATTGGTTCAGGATAAGTTAGTAATATTAACATGGGGAAATGCCAGCGGTATAGATAGAGAAAGTAATTTGGTAGTAATTAAGCCCAGTGGAGTTCCTTACCACAAACTAAAAACAAGAGATATGGTTGTTGTAGATATGAATGGAAAAATTATTGAAGGGGATTTAAAGCCATCTGTAGATTTACCTATTCACCTGGCTATATATAAAAATGTTCCCAATGCAGGTGGTGTTGTTCACACTCATTCCCATTTTGCCACATGTTGGGCTCAGGCAAGAAAACCTATTCCATGCTTGGGAACTACTCATGCAGATTATTTTTTTGGAGATATTCCATTAACAGAAATGCCGGATACAGAAGATTATGAAAATTCTATCGGACAACAGGTCGTTAAATGTATTTTACAAAATGGAGCGGAAAGATGTAAGGCGGTTCTTGTCCCGGGACATGGTCCTTTTGTTTGGTGTGAGAATGTAGAAAAATCAGTGGAAACAGCCTTTGTCCTTGAACAATTAGCAGAAATGGCATATCATACAATTGTAATAAATAACGGTAATATTAAAACATTAGAAGAAATGTATTT
- the dusB gene encoding tRNA dihydrouridine synthase DusB, protein MKIGKYEIEKPLFLAPMDDITDYPFRNICKEWGADVVVTEFVSAEAVIRNVDRSLKKMSFNEQERPIGIQLYGSSELSMANAAKTAESYAPDFIDINAGCWVKKIANRGDGAGLLKDLKKLERVLSEVKSNTELPVTLKTRLGWDDNHITIFDVLEIAYKMGIDFITVHLRTRQQGLKGNADWSWISKIKEKTKIPFVANGDIKTPQDVEECFELGADGVMIGRTIIGNPFFFKRCKLYLEKKDEYLFEPDIKERLQWCLIHFQKHIEYYGEQRGVPTFRKFYNGYLHGYPYIGKIRTEIMNLKSAQKIEEILISIMENPEKVYERVHSEANE, encoded by the coding sequence ATGAAAATCGGAAAATATGAAATAGAAAAACCTTTATTTCTTGCCCCTATGGATGATATAACCGATTATCCTTTTCGTAATATTTGCAAAGAATGGGGTGCAGATGTTGTTGTTACTGAATTTGTGAGTGCAGAGGCAGTAATACGAAATGTAGATAGGTCATTGAAAAAAATGAGTTTTAACGAACAGGAAAGACCTATCGGTATTCAATTATATGGTAGTTCAGAATTATCTATGGCAAATGCGGCTAAAACAGCCGAAAGTTATGCTCCCGATTTTATTGATATTAATGCAGGTTGTTGGGTCAAGAAAATCGCAAATAGGGGAGATGGTGCAGGTTTACTAAAAGACCTGAAAAAATTGGAACGGGTCTTATCTGAAGTAAAATCAAATACAGAATTACCTGTTACTTTAAAAACGCGATTAGGTTGGGATGATAATCATATTACTATTTTTGATGTTTTAGAAATTGCATATAAAATGGGCATTGATTTTATTACTGTGCATTTGAGGACAAGACAACAGGGCTTAAAGGGAAATGCAGATTGGTCTTGGATATCTAAAATAAAAGAAAAAACAAAAATTCCATTTGTTGCTAATGGAGATATAAAAACACCCCAGGATGTTGAAGAATGTTTTGAATTAGGTGCAGATGGAGTTATGATAGGAAGGACTATTATTGGAAATCCTTTTTTCTTTAAGCGATGTAAATTGTATTTAGAAAAAAAAGATGAATACTTATTTGAACCGGACATAAAAGAACGATTGCAGTGGTGTCTTATACACTTTCAAAAGCATATTGAATATTATGGTGAACAAAGAGGAGTTCCTACATTTAGAAAATTTTATAATGGTTATCTGCACGGTTATCCTTATATCGGAAAGATACGCACAGAGATTATGAATCTTAAATCTGCCCAAAAGATAGAGGAAATATTAATATCTATTATGGAAAATCCAGAGAAAGTCTACGAAAGGGTTCATTCAGAAGCAAACGAATAA
- the thiC gene encoding phosphomethylpyrimidine synthase ThiC yields MNNFIKSDILKTKIQKEYVNINGREFPFLIPVKKIKINENIIPEEIKNKCLSKTPEYYIYDTAGPYESIEALTNFQIGIPKIREEWMKLREQVQSIQKGNKTIRKGKHGERVTQRYYAKKGIITPEMEYVAYRESIEITQNKIWVEWLWKEKSKEIIEKAVISPEWICKQVAEGKIIIPANINHLELEPMGIGQGLRTKINANIGNSSIRSGIKEEIEKMIWAVMCGADTVMDLSTGEEIESIREAIIRNSPVPIGTVPIYEVLEKAGGNPEDISWELYRDILIQQAEQGVDYFTIHAGLLEKHLPLVEKRLAGIVSRGGAIIARWMKKHKQENFTYTHWNEICEILATYDVAVSIGDGLRPGCIYDANDEAQFAELKIQSELAKRAGNFDVQVMHEGPGHIPMNKILDNIEIQKDLCNSAPFYTLGPVVTDIATGYDHISSAIGATLIGSAGTAMLCYVTPKEHIGLPDREDVREGVITYRISAHASDIAKGLPSAFLRDCLMALARVKFSWEDQFALALDPEKSLKMFMESNPCIKENGKDKINQNYCTMCGPKFCAMKLSKTNE; encoded by the coding sequence ATGAATAACTTCATAAAAAGTGATATTTTAAAGACCAAAATTCAGAAAGAATATGTAAATATAAATGGGAGAGAGTTCCCTTTTTTAATACCTGTAAAAAAAATAAAAATTAACGAAAATATTATTCCGGAAGAAATTAAAAATAAGTGTTTATCGAAAACCCCTGAATATTATATCTATGATACAGCCGGACCTTATGAAAGTATCGAGGCTCTAACTAATTTTCAGATTGGAATCCCGAAAATACGAGAAGAGTGGATGAAATTAAGGGAACAAGTCCAAAGTATTCAAAAAGGAAATAAAACAATACGGAAAGGAAAACACGGGGAACGGGTAACCCAACGATACTATGCAAAAAAAGGTATTATTACTCCGGAGATGGAGTATGTGGCATATCGTGAAAGTATTGAAATAACGCAGAATAAAATATGGGTCGAGTGGTTATGGAAAGAAAAATCAAAAGAAATTATAGAAAAAGCAGTTATTTCCCCGGAGTGGATTTGTAAACAGGTAGCAGAAGGAAAAATTATTATACCTGCAAATATTAATCATCTTGAATTAGAACCGATGGGAATTGGTCAGGGACTACGAACGAAAATTAATGCAAATATAGGTAATTCCTCTATTCGGAGTGGAATAAAAGAAGAGATCGAGAAAATGATTTGGGCGGTGATGTGTGGTGCTGATACCGTTATGGACTTGAGCACAGGGGAAGAAATTGAATCTATTCGGGAGGCAATAATCCGTAATTCCCCTGTTCCTATTGGGACAGTGCCGATTTATGAAGTTTTAGAAAAAGCAGGAGGAAATCCTGAAGATATTTCATGGGAATTATATCGTGATATCCTAATTCAGCAAGCAGAACAGGGCGTAGATTATTTTACAATTCATGCCGGGCTTTTAGAAAAACATTTGCCCTTAGTGGAAAAACGATTGGCAGGGATTGTTAGTCGGGGAGGAGCGATTATCGCACGATGGATGAAGAAGCATAAACAAGAAAATTTCACATATACTCACTGGAATGAAATTTGTGAAATATTAGCCACCTATGATGTTGCCGTTTCAATTGGAGATGGTTTGAGACCGGGATGTATTTATGATGCAAATGATGAAGCACAATTTGCAGAACTAAAAATTCAAAGTGAACTTGCTAAAAGAGCAGGAAATTTTGATGTTCAGGTGATGCATGAAGGTCCGGGGCATATCCCTATGAATAAAATTTTAGATAATATCGAAATTCAAAAAGATTTGTGTAATTCCGCACCATTTTATACATTAGGTCCCGTTGTAACAGATATTGCAACAGGATATGACCATATTAGCTCCGCCATTGGTGCTACACTTATCGGTTCTGCAGGAACTGCTATGCTATGTTATGTAACACCTAAAGAACATATAGGATTACCAGACAGGGAAGATGTCAGAGAAGGAGTAATTACATATAGAATATCGGCTCATGCTTCAGATATTGCAAAAGGTTTGCCTTCCGCTTTTCTTCGAGATTGTCTTATGGCATTGGCAAGGGTTAAATTTTCATGGGAAGACCAGTTTGCCCTTGCATTAGACCCAGAAAAATCGTTAAAAATGTTTATGGAAAGCAACCCATGTATAAAGGAAAATGGAAAAGATAAAATAAATCAAAACTACTGCACAATGTGTGGACCTAAATTTTGTGCCATGAAACTTTCTAAAACTAATGAATAA